Proteins encoded in a region of the Rhodococcus sp. SBT000017 genome:
- a CDS encoding response regulator has protein sequence MRVLVVDDDFRVADLHAALVNSLDNYEVAAVATSIAQARELASTHSFDLALVDVYLPDGSGIDLVRELECDAVVLSAAADQQTVRSAMTAGAWTYLIKPFPRSALVDRLTGYLTYRSALDRSEELSQADIDSGLDALRPRAAAPLPSSQSVTRDLVLDAVRTTAEPMSAGEVAAAIGISRATAQRYLATLVSKGRLRMQLRYGSTGRPEQEYSLPPGA, from the coding sequence ATGAGAGTACTGGTCGTGGACGACGACTTCCGAGTCGCGGATCTACATGCGGCACTGGTCAATTCGCTGGACAACTACGAGGTGGCCGCGGTGGCGACGAGTATCGCCCAGGCGCGGGAGTTGGCGTCGACCCACTCGTTCGATCTGGCGCTGGTCGATGTCTATCTGCCCGACGGATCCGGAATCGACCTGGTGCGCGAACTCGAGTGCGACGCCGTGGTGCTCTCTGCTGCGGCGGATCAACAGACGGTGCGCTCGGCGATGACCGCCGGTGCCTGGACGTACCTGATCAAACCGTTTCCGCGTTCGGCGCTGGTCGATCGCCTCACCGGATACCTGACGTACCGCAGCGCTCTGGACCGTTCGGAGGAGCTGAGCCAGGCCGACATCGACAGCGGACTCGACGCGCTCCGCCCGCGCGCTGCGGCACCGTTGCCGTCCTCGCAGTCCGTCACCCGTGATCTGGTGCTCGACGCGGTCCGCACGACGGCCGAGCCGATGTCCGCGGGTGAAGTTGCTGCCGCCATCGGTATTTCACGTGCGACGGCGCAGCGCTACCTGGCAACCCTGGTCTCCAAGGGGCGATTGCGCATGCAGCTGCGCTACGGGTCGACCGGGAGACCGGAACAGGAGTACTCGCTACCGCCGGGAGCGTGA
- a CDS encoding sensor histidine kinase has product MRLRTQVLLLQAALVAVALAVAFGVFAISSGRQASEEYGERALAVARTVASDPEVRSLVEQFSAVDTAGTDAAPAGVLAGGALQRAAEGARNRTDALFVVITDDRGLRLAHPDPTVLGQRVSTDPSGALAGNEVVEQERGTLGDSVRAKVPVLALGSTDMVIGEVSVGISTTAVRTELVKDLVNGGLVTGAVLLLGLAGSTLLARRWKRLTLGLEPEELAELVREQEAVLHGIGEGVVAIDPDGVVTVVNDEARTLLSIDGKPGMRIENIGLTPRLLEVIRSPTAEPVLAAVDEVVVIASARKVLRDNRNLGTVLTVRDRTDVETLTRQLDAVQSMSAVLRAQRHEFANRMHLVSGLLHEGHPDRASQYIDEILGVGPRSETVEGIDAVSDAYLRSFLTAKAAHARESSVRMVLGENTWVGGEVAVPVDVTTVLGNLVDNAIDAARLGVRRPAEVEVELVQDGSTLHIVVVDSGDGVDLEVDQVFVEGVSTKSTAESPGGRGVGLALSRQIARTRGGDVTLADAGGQITEENQRGGAVFIASIPDALLTDEVTQ; this is encoded by the coding sequence GTGCGATTGAGGACCCAGGTGCTGTTGTTGCAGGCAGCGCTGGTGGCGGTGGCCCTGGCAGTGGCGTTCGGGGTGTTCGCGATCAGCAGTGGCAGGCAGGCGAGTGAGGAGTACGGCGAACGTGCGCTCGCGGTCGCCCGGACGGTGGCGTCGGACCCGGAGGTGCGCTCGCTCGTCGAGCAGTTCTCGGCAGTCGACACCGCCGGCACCGATGCCGCGCCCGCGGGTGTGTTGGCGGGTGGGGCGTTGCAGCGCGCGGCCGAGGGTGCCCGCAATCGCACCGACGCCCTGTTCGTCGTCATCACCGATGATCGGGGTCTGCGGTTGGCGCACCCCGATCCGACGGTGCTGGGCCAGCGGGTGAGTACCGATCCTTCGGGTGCGTTGGCGGGCAACGAGGTGGTCGAACAGGAGCGTGGCACGCTCGGCGACTCCGTACGTGCGAAAGTGCCTGTGCTGGCGCTCGGTTCGACCGACATGGTGATCGGTGAAGTGAGTGTCGGTATCTCGACCACGGCCGTGCGCACCGAGTTGGTGAAGGATCTGGTCAACGGCGGGTTGGTGACCGGTGCCGTGCTGTTGCTCGGGCTGGCCGGCTCGACCCTGTTGGCGCGCAGGTGGAAACGACTGACGCTGGGGCTCGAGCCGGAGGAGCTCGCCGAATTGGTCCGTGAACAGGAGGCAGTGCTGCACGGGATCGGTGAGGGTGTCGTCGCCATCGATCCCGACGGAGTCGTCACGGTCGTCAACGACGAGGCGCGTACGTTGCTCTCGATCGACGGCAAACCGGGAATGCGCATCGAGAACATCGGTCTGACCCCCAGATTGCTCGAGGTCATCCGATCTCCGACGGCCGAGCCGGTGCTGGCCGCCGTGGACGAGGTGGTCGTCATCGCCTCCGCCCGAAAAGTGCTGCGCGACAATCGCAATCTGGGTACGGTGCTGACCGTGCGAGACCGGACCGACGTGGAGACACTGACGCGTCAGCTCGACGCGGTGCAGTCGATGTCTGCCGTGCTGCGCGCCCAACGCCACGAGTTCGCAAACCGAATGCATCTGGTCAGTGGACTGCTGCACGAGGGCCACCCCGATCGAGCGTCGCAGTACATCGACGAAATACTCGGTGTCGGGCCGAGATCGGAAACCGTCGAGGGTATCGATGCCGTGTCCGACGCCTACCTACGGTCGTTCCTGACCGCGAAAGCCGCGCACGCCCGCGAGAGCAGCGTCCGAATGGTGTTGGGCGAGAACACCTGGGTCGGGGGAGAGGTAGCCGTTCCGGTCGACGTGACGACTGTGCTGGGCAATCTGGTCGACAACGCGATCGATGCCGCCAGGCTGGGAGTCAGGCGGCCGGCCGAGGTGGAAGTGGAACTGGTGCAGGACGGTTCGACCCTGCACATCGTGGTCGTCGATTCCGGCGACGGGGTGGACCTGGAAGTCGATCAGGTGTTCGTGGAGGGAGTCTCGACCAAGTCGACGGCGGAATCCCCGGGCGGCCGAGGAGTGGGGTTGGCGCTGAGCCGGCAGATCGCGCGCACCCGCGGCGGCGACGTGACGCTGGCCGATGCCGGCGGGCAGATCACCGAAGAGAATCAACGAGGAGGCGCAGTGTTCATCGCGTCGATACCGGATGCACTACTGACCGACGAGGTGACCCAATGA
- a CDS encoding CitMHS family transporter, producing MLVILGFLMVAAFMFLILTKRATPVVALTLVPVIFGLLAGAGLGIGDMITDGIKSLAPTAALLFFAIIFFGIMIDVGLFDPLVRGILRLVRNDPMKLVVGTAILAMVVSLDGDGSTTFIIVTSALLPLYLKLGVSPVILTVVAGLANGTMNIIPWGGPTVRAASALGISPSDVFVPMVPSMIVGLIIVLLFAVHLGIMERRRIGKLIYEPELVASGGGGSIRKGGKATGGAGTGGSDDSESGQFFDGLDPNRDTLRPKLLWFNAALTVILLVVLVMDILPIPVLFMIAASIALTVNFPKVKEQGDAIARHSSSIVSVVAMVLAAAILTGVFQGTGMVEAMAEWLLNVIPPGMGPYLAVITGILSIPLTFFMTNDAFYFGILPVLTETAEKYGIDPVEMARASITGQPVHLQSPLVPAILLLVTLAGVSLADHHKKVLWRAVVVSLAMLAVGIVLGQIPFG from the coding sequence ATGTTGGTGATACTCGGCTTCCTCATGGTAGCCGCCTTCATGTTCTTGATCCTGACCAAGAGAGCCACGCCCGTCGTCGCACTCACCCTCGTACCCGTCATCTTCGGTCTGCTGGCCGGCGCGGGGCTCGGCATCGGCGACATGATCACCGACGGCATCAAGTCCCTGGCCCCCACCGCGGCCCTGCTGTTCTTCGCCATCATCTTCTTCGGAATCATGATCGACGTCGGACTGTTCGACCCACTGGTGCGCGGAATTCTCCGCCTGGTGCGCAACGACCCGATGAAACTCGTTGTCGGAACTGCCATTCTGGCCATGGTCGTCTCGCTCGACGGTGACGGCTCCACCACATTCATCATCGTGACGTCCGCACTGCTGCCGCTCTATCTCAAACTCGGTGTCAGCCCGGTGATTCTGACGGTCGTCGCCGGTCTCGCCAACGGCACGATGAACATCATCCCGTGGGGCGGCCCGACGGTTCGCGCTGCTTCCGCCCTCGGCATCTCCCCGTCCGACGTCTTCGTTCCGATGGTTCCCTCGATGATCGTCGGCCTGATCATCGTGCTGCTCTTCGCCGTTCACCTGGGCATCATGGAACGCCGACGCATCGGCAAGCTGATCTACGAACCCGAACTGGTGGCCTCCGGTGGCGGCGGCAGTATCCGCAAGGGCGGCAAGGCAACCGGCGGAGCAGGCACTGGCGGATCGGACGACAGCGAATCCGGCCAGTTCTTCGACGGCCTCGACCCCAACCGCGACACCCTGCGCCCGAAGCTACTGTGGTTCAACGCTGCTCTGACGGTCATCCTGCTCGTCGTTCTCGTCATGGACATCCTGCCCATCCCGGTGCTGTTCATGATCGCTGCCTCGATTGCCCTGACGGTCAACTTCCCCAAGGTCAAGGAGCAGGGCGACGCGATCGCACGGCACTCGTCCTCCATCGTCTCCGTGGTCGCCATGGTGCTCGCCGCGGCAATCCTCACCGGCGTCTTCCAGGGCACCGGCATGGTCGAGGCCATGGCCGAGTGGCTGCTCAACGTCATCCCGCCCGGCATGGGCCCGTACCTGGCCGTCATCACCGGCATCCTGAGCATCCCGCTGACGTTCTTCATGACCAACGACGCGTTCTACTTCGGCATCCTCCCAGTGCTCACCGAGACCGCCGAGAAATACGGCATCGACCCGGTCGAGATGGCCCGTGCATCGATCACCGGTCAGCCCGTCCACCTGCAGAGCCCGCTGGTTCCGGCCATCCTGCTGCTGGTCACTCTCGCCGGAGTGTCGCTGGCCGATCACCACAAGAAGGTGCTCTGGCGAGCGGTGGTCGTCTCCCTCGCGATGCTGGCCGTCGGCATCGTCCTCGGCCAGATCCCGTTCGGCTGA
- a CDS encoding universal stress protein, whose amino-acid sequence MTVGVLHNNSPEGRAALAAAVREARIRETDLVVLHALSGSAEPSAEAAETQAVSTSVETALADIDHADAVTWTVAVGRPDPDAVNTLLTLVEEQKSEILVVGSRHRSAVGKFLMGQTIQRLLLEIPVPVLLVKSGV is encoded by the coding sequence ATGACTGTTGGCGTACTGCACAACAATTCACCCGAGGGCCGCGCAGCACTGGCGGCCGCCGTTCGAGAAGCACGCATCCGAGAGACGGACCTCGTCGTCCTGCACGCGCTGTCGGGATCGGCCGAACCGTCCGCCGAGGCGGCCGAGACGCAGGCAGTGTCCACTTCGGTGGAGACCGCTCTGGCCGACATCGACCACGCCGACGCCGTCACCTGGACCGTGGCAGTGGGTAGGCCCGATCCCGATGCCGTCAACACCCTGCTGACTTTGGTCGAGGAACAGAAGTCCGAGATCCTCGTCGTCGGTTCGCGCCACCGTTCGGCCGTCGGCAAGTTCCTGATGGGACAGACGATTCAGCGGCTGCTGCTCGAGATCCCGGTTCCGGTTCTGCTGGTCAAGTCCGGAGTGTGA
- a CDS encoding AbrB family transcriptional regulator, with protein sequence MSVSDRAGKVVGHSLRWIGLAAVSVGGWALFAALGLTAPSLFAALVVAVVFALTGLGPAAVPRPLSMAAQGTLAVTIGLMLDTETLGALGENWIPAVLVGAGTLVVSAGCGALLALHRDVDPVTGALSLIAGGATGLVSIARELGGDERIVAVVQYLRVALVVVTMPLIVTFAFHADSGSGAAREEISTPWYLGTAFLLGAVVTGIVLARLIRLPAPATLGPLIVAGACELLGWPVDISVPTVLLPVAFIVIGWQAGLAFTTASLRAIGRIFPWAALLVLSIGLVCALFGWALSAVTGVSMLTGYLATTPGGLAAVLAVSATTGSDVTFVACVQVIRLVSMLVAAPLAAAAYTRLAERKKARAATESTVGAG encoded by the coding sequence GTGAGTGTCTCCGACCGCGCCGGAAAAGTAGTGGGGCACAGCCTCCGATGGATCGGCCTCGCAGCCGTATCCGTCGGGGGCTGGGCCCTTTTCGCGGCGCTGGGGCTCACGGCACCGTCGTTGTTCGCGGCGCTCGTCGTCGCCGTGGTCTTCGCACTGACCGGTCTCGGACCCGCGGCCGTCCCCCGTCCATTGTCGATGGCGGCGCAGGGGACCCTGGCGGTGACGATCGGGCTGATGCTCGACACCGAGACACTCGGTGCGTTGGGCGAGAACTGGATTCCCGCCGTTCTCGTCGGCGCGGGAACGCTGGTTGTCAGCGCAGGCTGCGGCGCGCTGCTCGCCCTGCATCGCGATGTCGACCCGGTTACTGGCGCACTGTCCCTGATCGCGGGTGGCGCAACGGGTCTGGTGTCCATCGCCCGGGAGCTCGGCGGCGACGAGCGCATCGTCGCCGTGGTGCAGTACCTGCGCGTTGCACTCGTGGTGGTCACGATGCCCTTGATCGTCACGTTCGCCTTCCACGCCGACTCCGGCAGTGGTGCGGCGAGAGAGGAGATCTCGACGCCCTGGTATCTCGGCACGGCGTTTCTGCTCGGAGCCGTCGTCACGGGGATCGTGCTCGCGCGTCTGATCAGACTGCCTGCACCGGCAACGCTCGGACCGCTGATCGTGGCGGGCGCATGCGAGCTGCTCGGGTGGCCCGTGGACATCTCGGTGCCCACGGTCCTGCTGCCGGTGGCGTTCATCGTCATCGGATGGCAAGCGGGACTTGCCTTCACGACCGCGAGCCTGCGGGCCATCGGACGGATCTTTCCGTGGGCGGCGCTGTTGGTCCTCTCGATCGGCCTGGTGTGCGCACTGTTCGGTTGGGCGCTCTCCGCCGTCACCGGGGTCAGCATGCTGACCGGCTACCTCGCCACCACACCCGGCGGGTTGGCCGCTGTGCTCGCGGTGTCTGCGACGACCGGATCGGACGTCACCTTCGTGGCCTGCGTTCAGGTGATTCGGCTGGTGTCGATGCTCGTCGCCGCGCCACTCGCCGCAGCCGCGTACACCAGGCTGGCCGAACGCAAGAAGGCCAGGGCGGCGACCGAATCAACCGTCGGCGCGGGGTAA
- a CDS encoding HAMP domain-containing sensor histidine kinase, whose amino-acid sequence MTGIRARIRNLPLRFTLVAALLLLVGLGLLASGVAVTSSLETSLMRRLDSQLIEASRGWAQPDARPLPPVDEPNPSRPPSNFFVRSVANDGTVRGPINDVAEDVPDLSGTPSAIPTTVGSEGDPSKQWRVITVTNNEGSTTVGMSLSANQQTVSRLAVLQFYIGAAVLLALAVIAYFVVRRSLRPLREVETTAAAIAAGDLHRRVPEWSEKTEVGRLSAALNGMLSQIQRAFAATAASEEAARASEDRMRRFVADASHELRTPLTTIRGFAELYRQGAMSDIAVLMNRIEGESARMGLLVEDLLMLARLDAQRPLEVRRVDLLTIAADAVHDAKAVSPQRDISLKVLAGPGIPEVDGDDARLRQVLANLVGNAVRHTPESASITVCVGTTRSSVLLEVQDTGPGLREEEAAHVFERFYRADSSRTRESGGSGLGLSIVAALVAAHRGTVRVHSTPGQGATFRVELPRADG is encoded by the coding sequence GTGACGGGCATTCGAGCTCGGATTCGGAATCTGCCGCTGCGTTTCACCTTGGTCGCAGCGCTGCTACTCCTGGTCGGGCTCGGTCTGCTGGCGTCGGGGGTTGCAGTGACCTCCTCGCTCGAGACCTCGCTGATGCGTCGTCTGGACAGTCAACTGATCGAGGCGTCCCGCGGGTGGGCACAACCCGACGCCCGACCGCTCCCACCCGTGGACGAGCCGAATCCGAGCCGTCCGCCGTCCAACTTCTTCGTTCGCTCGGTGGCCAACGACGGTACCGTCCGCGGCCCCATCAACGATGTGGCGGAGGATGTTCCGGATCTGTCGGGCACGCCGTCGGCCATCCCGACGACCGTCGGTTCCGAGGGGGACCCGTCGAAACAATGGCGGGTGATCACGGTGACCAACAACGAAGGCTCCACCACCGTGGGAATGTCGCTCAGCGCCAACCAGCAGACCGTCAGCAGGCTCGCGGTACTTCAGTTCTACATCGGAGCAGCGGTGTTGCTGGCCCTGGCCGTGATTGCGTATTTCGTGGTGCGGCGCAGTCTGCGACCGCTGCGTGAGGTGGAGACCACTGCTGCGGCCATCGCCGCCGGGGATCTGCATCGCCGAGTCCCCGAGTGGAGCGAGAAGACCGAGGTGGGCCGGTTGTCGGCGGCCCTGAACGGGATGCTCTCGCAGATCCAACGCGCCTTCGCGGCCACCGCGGCCTCGGAGGAGGCGGCGCGTGCATCCGAGGATCGGATGCGCCGCTTCGTCGCCGACGCCAGTCACGAACTACGGACGCCGCTGACGACGATCCGCGGGTTCGCCGAGCTGTACCGGCAGGGTGCGATGAGCGACATCGCCGTGCTGATGAACCGAATCGAGGGCGAGTCGGCGCGCATGGGACTGCTCGTCGAAGACCTGCTGATGCTCGCGCGCCTCGACGCCCAACGACCCCTCGAAGTACGCCGAGTCGATCTGCTCACCATCGCCGCCGACGCCGTGCACGACGCGAAGGCGGTCTCGCCCCAGCGCGACATCTCGCTGAAGGTGTTGGCAGGACCGGGAATTCCCGAGGTCGACGGTGACGATGCCCGGCTGAGGCAGGTACTCGCGAACCTCGTCGGAAACGCGGTTCGGCACACGCCCGAATCCGCGTCGATCACCGTGTGTGTCGGGACCACCCGGTCTTCGGTGCTGCTCGAAGTGCAGGACACCGGGCCGGGTCTGCGAGAGGAGGAGGCCGCACACGTCTTCGAGCGCTTCTATCGAGCCGATTCCTCGCGAACCAGGGAGAGCGGCGGCAGCGGGCTGGGGCTGTCGATCGTCGCGGCGTTGGTCGCCGCTCACCGAGGCACGGTGCGAGTGCACAGCACCCCGGGGCAGGGCGCGACCTTCCGGGTCGAATTACCCCGCGCCGACGGTTGA
- a CDS encoding response regulator transcription factor yields MDTVSETPEARVLIVDDEPTIVELLSVSLRFQGFEVATASSGPEALDKARNFRPEALILDVMMPGMDGFGLLRRLRADGIDAPALFLTARDSVEDKVTGLTLGADDYVTKPFSLEEVVARLRVILRRSGKSEDTQPSRVAFADIELDDDTHEVWKAGEPVALSPTEFTLLRYFMVNAGTVLSKPRILDHVWHYDFGGEVGVVESYVSYLRRKVDTGDTRLIHTLRGVGYVMRQPR; encoded by the coding sequence ATGGACACCGTGAGCGAGACACCCGAGGCACGAGTCCTGATCGTCGACGACGAACCGACCATCGTCGAGCTGCTGTCGGTCAGCCTCCGATTCCAGGGGTTCGAGGTCGCGACGGCGTCGTCCGGTCCCGAGGCTCTGGACAAGGCCCGCAACTTCAGGCCCGAGGCGCTCATTCTCGACGTGATGATGCCCGGAATGGACGGCTTCGGTCTGTTGCGCCGGCTCCGAGCGGACGGAATCGATGCGCCCGCCCTGTTCCTCACCGCGCGAGATTCGGTGGAGGACAAAGTGACCGGCCTGACGCTCGGTGCGGACGACTACGTCACCAAACCGTTCTCGCTCGAAGAGGTGGTGGCCCGGCTCAGGGTCATCCTGCGTCGATCGGGCAAGAGCGAGGACACTCAGCCGTCCCGAGTTGCGTTCGCAGACATCGAACTCGACGACGACACCCACGAGGTGTGGAAGGCAGGCGAGCCCGTCGCGCTCTCACCCACCGAATTCACGTTGCTGCGGTACTTCATGGTCAACGCGGGAACCGTGCTGAGCAAGCCGCGGATTCTCGACCACGTGTGGCACTACGATTTCGGCGGCGAAGTGGGAGTGGTGGAGTCCTACGTCTCGTACCTGCGCCGCAAGGTCGATACGGGTGATACCCGATTGATCCACACACTGCGGGGAGTCGGCTACGTCATGCGTCAGCCACGGTGA
- a CDS encoding permease, whose protein sequence is MLDAKTDGRFRTRPPVSSMHVFATLLVLGIVFGADVTRWVDSSPALQTGATVFTGIFVQATPFLVLGVLVSGGIAAFVSPAVLQKVVPKNATAAVGVSGLAGMAMPGCECGAVPVSRRLMDQGVPTSAALAFLLSAPAINPVVLVSTAVAFPGEPAMVLARFFGSLATALVMGWLWTRFGKAEWITARLADREHRHGTSKWETFRESARTDLLQAGAFLVFGAAAAALLHLVVPDWVFAHLAGQLLLSILVMAVLAVILALCSEADAFVAASMSMLPLLPRLVFLVVGPAVDVKLMAMQAGSFGRGFVARFAPLTFVVAIACASVSGYLFLGAR, encoded by the coding sequence ATGCTCGACGCGAAGACGGACGGCCGATTCAGGACTCGGCCTCCCGTGTCATCCATGCACGTATTCGCAACTCTGCTCGTGTTGGGCATCGTCTTCGGTGCCGACGTCACCCGGTGGGTCGACTCGTCCCCCGCGCTGCAGACCGGAGCGACGGTGTTCACCGGGATCTTCGTGCAGGCAACGCCGTTCCTGGTGCTGGGTGTGCTCGTGAGCGGAGGCATCGCCGCGTTCGTCTCACCCGCTGTTCTGCAGAAGGTGGTGCCGAAGAACGCCACCGCTGCTGTCGGAGTGAGCGGTCTCGCGGGAATGGCCATGCCTGGTTGTGAGTGCGGAGCCGTTCCCGTCTCGCGTCGGCTGATGGATCAGGGTGTGCCGACGTCTGCAGCTCTGGCGTTTCTGCTATCTGCACCGGCGATCAACCCCGTCGTCCTGGTCTCCACCGCAGTGGCCTTTCCCGGCGAGCCGGCGATGGTTCTCGCGCGGTTCTTCGGCTCGCTCGCCACCGCACTGGTGATGGGCTGGTTGTGGACCAGGTTCGGCAAGGCCGAGTGGATCACCGCTCGACTCGCGGATCGCGAACACCGCCACGGAACCTCGAAGTGGGAGACCTTCCGTGAGTCGGCGCGTACGGACCTGCTCCAGGCCGGAGCTTTCCTCGTGTTCGGAGCAGCGGCCGCCGCGTTGCTGCACCTGGTGGTGCCCGACTGGGTGTTCGCCCATCTCGCCGGGCAGCTGCTGCTGTCGATCCTGGTGATGGCCGTGCTCGCGGTGATTCTCGCGCTGTGCTCGGAGGCCGACGCATTCGTCGCGGCGAGCATGTCGATGCTGCCGCTGCTACCACGGCTGGTCTTTCTGGTGGTGGGACCTGCTGTCGATGTGAAGCTGATGGCGATGCAGGCGGGCAGCTTCGGGCGCGGCTTCGTGGCTCGCTTCGCTCCCCTGACCTTCGTCGTCGCGATCGCGTGCGCCTCGGTGAGCGGCTACCTGTTTCTGGGTGCGCGATGA
- a CDS encoding TIGR03943 family putative permease subunit: MKREVQNLLLLLLGGAMVKISWDGSFVRYVKPSLHPYLLTAGVLIVALAIASIVADIRRGGPGDDGHDHDSRPYWLLLVPLAVILFIAPPALGVSAVGDRSVTSAADRQRTAFPPLPDELAPEVPLLDVVQRAVRDTEGSLDGREIRVTGFAVATANGGSPRADGTREGIDLARILIICCAADARSVRIHLDAGSAALDDIPDGTWLQISGTVDAATATEDTAFTPTMTVSTVERIEAPANTYAY, from the coding sequence ATGAAACGCGAGGTGCAGAATCTGCTGCTACTGCTCCTCGGCGGAGCGATGGTCAAGATCTCGTGGGACGGCAGCTTTGTGCGATACGTCAAACCGTCGCTGCATCCGTATCTGCTGACCGCCGGGGTGTTGATCGTCGCCCTGGCAATCGCGTCGATCGTCGCCGACATCCGCCGCGGTGGGCCCGGTGACGACGGTCATGATCACGATTCGCGTCCGTACTGGCTGCTCCTGGTTCCGCTCGCGGTCATCCTGTTCATCGCACCACCCGCGCTGGGAGTCTCGGCGGTCGGCGATCGATCCGTCACCTCGGCGGCCGATCGTCAGAGGACAGCGTTTCCACCCCTGCCGGACGAGCTCGCGCCCGAGGTTCCGCTGCTCGATGTTGTGCAACGCGCGGTCAGGGACACCGAAGGCAGCCTCGACGGACGGGAGATTCGCGTCACCGGATTCGCCGTCGCGACCGCGAACGGAGGCTCGCCGCGCGCCGACGGAACGAGAGAAGGCATCGACCTCGCTCGCATTCTCATCATCTGTTGCGCGGCCGACGCCAGGTCCGTTCGCATCCACCTCGACGCAGGTAGCGCAGCTCTCGACGACATTCCGGACGGCACCTGGCTGCAGATATCGGGAACCGTCGACGCTGCCACGGCGACGGAGGACACCGCGTTCACACCCACGATGACGGTGTCGACGGTCGAGCGAATCGAAGCACCGGCGAACACGTACGCGTACTGA
- a CDS encoding multidrug efflux SMR transporter: MAWLILVVSGVLEAIWATALGKSEGFTKLGPSVVFGVAVVLSMIGLAIAMRSLPTGTAYAVWVGIGATLTVSYAMITGEEAASILKIALLVGIVGCVVGLKVLH; encoded by the coding sequence ATGGCTTGGCTCATTCTCGTCGTCTCCGGCGTCCTCGAAGCGATCTGGGCGACCGCACTCGGTAAGTCCGAGGGCTTCACCAAACTCGGACCGTCCGTCGTGTTCGGCGTCGCGGTGGTGCTCAGCATGATCGGTCTCGCGATCGCGATGCGGTCGTTGCCCACCGGAACCGCCTACGCCGTCTGGGTGGGAATCGGTGCCACCCTCACCGTCTCGTACGCCATGATCACCGGCGAAGAAGCCGCGTCGATTCTCAAAATTGCGCTTCTGGTCGGAATCGTCGGATGCGTCGTGGGGCTGAAGGTTCTTCACTGA
- a CDS encoding ABC transporter, producing MNWVSAITLPARAGIAIAEQAIGVAEVALATTRMALATGASGTAGVASLANPRGGTMQLLAQLGQLTSDDRALGNALKEGGPLDRLLAQGGVVDRLTSEDGTLERLLSPGGPVERILAPGGPLDRLLAEDGPLERLLAEGGLLDRITATNGPLERLTAKDGPLEVLTRQDGLIERAIAEEGILETLLAEDGAVERLTAKDGPLDQLVKLSETLTSVAPNIERMSISIDILQDSVEILSAAVHPLGELVGRLPSRWLKSGKQSVNELH from the coding sequence ATGAACTGGGTGTCAGCGATCACACTGCCCGCGCGCGCCGGAATCGCCATCGCCGAACAGGCGATCGGCGTCGCGGAGGTCGCACTGGCGACGACTCGAATGGCCCTGGCCACCGGCGCGTCCGGCACCGCAGGGGTGGCCTCGCTCGCCAACCCTCGCGGTGGCACGATGCAGCTTCTCGCTCAGCTCGGTCAGCTCACCTCCGACGACCGCGCCCTGGGCAACGCACTCAAGGAGGGTGGGCCACTCGATCGCCTGCTCGCCCAGGGTGGCGTCGTCGATCGACTCACGTCCGAGGACGGCACCCTCGAGCGCCTGCTGTCTCCTGGCGGCCCGGTCGAACGCATTCTTGCTCCCGGCGGCCCCCTGGACCGGTTGCTCGCCGAGGACGGACCGCTCGAACGACTCCTCGCGGAGGGCGGCCTACTGGACCGCATCACCGCCACCAACGGACCGCTCGAACGACTGACGGCAAAGGACGGCCCGCTCGAGGTGCTCACGCGTCAGGACGGCCTGATCGAGCGGGCCATCGCCGAGGAGGGCATCCTCGAAACGCTTCTCGCCGAGGACGGTGCCGTCGAGCGTTTGACGGCCAAGGACGGTCCGCTCGATCAGTTGGTCAAGCTCTCGGAAACGCTGACATCGGTGGCCCCGAACATCGAGCGGATGAGCATCTCGATCGACATCCTGCAGGATTCCGTGGAGATCCTCTCGGCTGCAGTTCACCCGCTGGGCGAGTTGGTCGGACGACTCCCGAGTCGCTGGCTCAAGAGCGGCAAGCAGTCGGTTAACGAGTTGCACTGA